A part of Anolis carolinensis isolate JA03-04 unplaced genomic scaffold, rAnoCar3.1.pri scaffold_10, whole genome shotgun sequence genomic DNA contains:
- the usf2 gene encoding upstream stimulatory factor 2 isoform X2 encodes MDMLDPGLDTANAAANAASSHEKGQESEEGVELQEGDGTNADEQTAVAIASVQQGAFSDHNIQYQFRTENNGGQVTYRVVQVTDSQLDGQTDATGAVSVVSTAAFTSGQQAVAQAVIQNPFSNGGSPAADTVSGEARFAYFPASTVGDATAVSVQTTDQSLTQAGGQFYVMMTPQDVLQTGTQRTIAPRTHPYSPKMDGTRTPRDERRRAQHNEVERRRRDKINNWIVQLSKIIPDCNTDNTKTGASKGGILSKACDYIRELRQTNQRMQETFKEAERLQMDNDLLQQQIEELKNENALLRAQLQQHGIEIVGDTPGQ; translated from the exons CCACGAGAAAGGACAAGAAAGTGAAGAGGGAGTCGAGCTGCAGGAAG GGGATGGCACAAATGCAGACGAACAGACGGCCGTGGCCATTGCCAGTGTCCAGCAAGGGGCCTTCTCAGACCATAATATCCAGTATCAGTTTCGCACAGAGAACAATGGAGGACAG GTGACATACAGAGTAGTTCAGGTGACAGACAGTCAgctggatggacaaacagatgcAACCGGGGCAGTTAGTGTGGTCTCAACAGCAGCGTTTACAAGTGGCCAGCAAGCTGTTGCTCAG GCTGTGATCCAGAACCCCTTCAGCAATGGCGGAAGCCCAGCCGCAGACACCGTCAGCGGGGAGGCACGATTTGCATACTTCCCTGCATCCACGGTGGGAGACGCCACTGCAGTGTCAGTGCAGACGACGGATCAGTCGCTGACACAGGCCGGAG GGCAATTCTATGTAATGATGACGCCACAGGATGTGTTGCAGACAGGAACGCAACGAACCATCGCTCCTCGTACCCACCCCTATTCCCC GAAAATGGATGGGACACGGACGCCACGGGATGAAAGGCGAAGAGCTCAGCACAATGAAG TTGAACGGAGGAGGCGAGACAAGATCAACAACTGGATCGTCCAACTATCAAAAATCATTCCAGATTGCAATACAGATAACACCAAGACGGGAGCG AGCAAAGGAGGCATCCTGTCCAAAGCCTGTGATTACATCCGTGAGCTGCGCCAGACAAATCAGCGCATGCAAGAAACCTTCAAAGAAGCTGAGAGGCTGCAGATGGACAACGACTTGTTACAACAGCAG ATTGAGGAGCTGAAGAACGAAAACGCCCTTTTGAGAGCACAGTTGCAACAACACGGGATCGAGATCGTGGGGGACACCCCGGGGCAGTAG
- the usf2 gene encoding upstream stimulatory factor 2 isoform X1, translating into MDMLDPGLDTANAAANAASSHEKGQESEEGVELQEGDGTNADEQTAVAIASVQQGAFSDHNIQYQFRTENNGGQVTYRVVQVTDSQLDGQTDATGAVSVVSTAAFTSGQQAVAQAVIQNPFSNGGSPAADTVSGEARFAYFPASTVGDATAVSVQTTDQSLTQAGVNEGLSWTQNGPGIPPEHGQFYVMMTPQDVLQTGTQRTIAPRTHPYSPKMDGTRTPRDERRRAQHNEVERRRRDKINNWIVQLSKIIPDCNTDNTKTGASKGGILSKACDYIRELRQTNQRMQETFKEAERLQMDNDLLQQQIEELKNENALLRAQLQQHGIEIVGDTPGQ; encoded by the exons CCACGAGAAAGGACAAGAAAGTGAAGAGGGAGTCGAGCTGCAGGAAG GGGATGGCACAAATGCAGACGAACAGACGGCCGTGGCCATTGCCAGTGTCCAGCAAGGGGCCTTCTCAGACCATAATATCCAGTATCAGTTTCGCACAGAGAACAATGGAGGACAG GTGACATACAGAGTAGTTCAGGTGACAGACAGTCAgctggatggacaaacagatgcAACCGGGGCAGTTAGTGTGGTCTCAACAGCAGCGTTTACAAGTGGCCAGCAAGCTGTTGCTCAG GCTGTGATCCAGAACCCCTTCAGCAATGGCGGAAGCCCAGCCGCAGACACCGTCAGCGGGGAGGCACGATTTGCATACTTCCCTGCATCCACGGTGGGAGACGCCACTGCAGTGTCAGTGCAGACGACGGATCAGTCGCTGACACAGGCCGGAG TTAATGAAGGCCTCTCCTGGACCCAAAATGGCCCAGGAATACCCCCAGAACATG GGCAATTCTATGTAATGATGACGCCACAGGATGTGTTGCAGACAGGAACGCAACGAACCATCGCTCCTCGTACCCACCCCTATTCCCC GAAAATGGATGGGACACGGACGCCACGGGATGAAAGGCGAAGAGCTCAGCACAATGAAG TTGAACGGAGGAGGCGAGACAAGATCAACAACTGGATCGTCCAACTATCAAAAATCATTCCAGATTGCAATACAGATAACACCAAGACGGGAGCG AGCAAAGGAGGCATCCTGTCCAAAGCCTGTGATTACATCCGTGAGCTGCGCCAGACAAATCAGCGCATGCAAGAAACCTTCAAAGAAGCTGAGAGGCTGCAGATGGACAACGACTTGTTACAACAGCAG ATTGAGGAGCTGAAGAACGAAAACGCCCTTTTGAGAGCACAGTTGCAACAACACGGGATCGAGATCGTGGGGGACACCCCGGGGCAGTAG